The genomic DNA ACCTTCATCGTATCTCCGATCACCCATTAGATCTATAGCAAGGAGCTGGTCTCTAACCTGCCTATCAACCCAGGCAATAATGGTATCCGCAGGCTGTGACGGCTCACCATGCCTGCGTCCATTTCTTTCCCTCCAGACCGTATAAACCACTACTTGAAATAAGTAGCGAATAAGAAAACCTTCTACCAGCTGAAAATTCGAGTTAGAGATGTAATCGAGAAGAAAAGACCAGTCTGTTGTAAAACGTGTCTTCATCAGTCCCTTGGCAAGAGCAGACCACACAATCGAGACAAAaggacaaacaaagaaaagatgatCCCGCGTTTCCAAGGTAAGTtgacaaaaaacacaaagaccCGCTGCTTGCCCATTCCACGCAACCATACGAGCACCACTTGATAACCGATCCAAAGCCGCCAGCCATACACAAAACGAGTACTTAGGCTTTGCATGACCAAACCAGACACCCCGATGCCATGACACAATGCTTGACGTAGTACGAGTGTGGTTCCAAGTGTCGTGAGTTGAAAATTTGTGGTGATAAACATCGTTTTTCCCTCGCCAAAGTACCTTGTCCTCCTTCTCCTGGCGTTGTTGCCACTGAAGTAACAAACGATCCTCGATCACATTGAGATGGTCTGCACGATGCCGTCTATGACGACGACGAGACCACGCCGCTGCCACAGAACTCTGCCAGCTGATCCCCAAGTCTAAAACCCCACTGTTCCCTACCACATCCGCTAGTGTGCCCATACTTGACCAGTTATCGAACCAGAATGAAGTGTTTTCTCCATTTCCTACCTTCACTTTACAAAAAGATTTAGCAAGATCACGGTACTTTAAGAGTTTTACCCATATCCACGAACCCAGACTTGTAGTACTTTTAagtgaccaaaacaaaacctgC from Camelina sativa cultivar DH55 chromosome 7, Cs, whole genome shotgun sequence includes the following:
- the LOC109125422 gene encoding uncharacterized protein LOC109125422 — translated: MVAWNGQAAGLCVFCQLTLETRDHLFFVCPFVSIVWSALAKGLMKTRFTTDWSFLLDYISNSNFQLVEGFLIRYLFQVVVYTVWRERNGRRHGEPSQPADTIIAWVDRQVRDQLLAIDLMGDRRYDEGFQMWLQSRV